Proteins found in one Dermacentor silvarum isolate Dsil-2018 chromosome 8, BIME_Dsil_1.4, whole genome shotgun sequence genomic segment:
- the LOC119461094 gene encoding uncharacterized protein LOC119461094 isoform X1, whose amino-acid sequence MTRTGRPSESNVDSARSLPNTHQSVRGCADHADPEPPRDWCVADLLLGRRLRGVVRGALTSRPPRLPPAMPPNPQLVADQDSLSRASTPARSLARSTSWETIFLYSEYARPLDVLSENWERHQRRKILRRLFCCCPQS is encoded by the exons ATGACCCGGACAGGTAGACCCTCCGAGAGCAACGTCGACTCCGCGAGGAGCCTGCCGAACACACACCAAAGTG TGCGTGGATGCGCAGACCACGCTGATCCGGAACCGCCACGAGACTGGTGCGTGGCCGACTTGCTGCTGGGCCGTCGCCTGCGGGGCGTGGTGCGCGGTGCGCTGACGAGCCGGCCGCCCCGGCTGCCGCCCGCGATGCCTCCCAACCCGCAGCTGGTGGCGGACCAGGACTCCCTGTCGCGCGCGTCGACGCCAGCGCGCAGCCTGGCCAGGTCGACCTCGTGGGAGACCATTTTTCTCTACTCGGAGTACGCCCGGCCCTTGGACGTGCTCAGCGAAAATTGGGAACG GCATCAACGCAGGAAAATCCTCCGTCGCCTCTTCTGCTGCTGTCCGCAATCCTGA
- the LOC119461094 gene encoding uncharacterized protein LOC119461094 isoform X2 — translation MTRTGRPSESNVDSARSLPNTHQSDHADPEPPRDWCVADLLLGRRLRGVVRGALTSRPPRLPPAMPPNPQLVADQDSLSRASTPARSLARSTSWETIFLYSEYARPLDVLSENWERHQRRKILRRLFCCCPQS, via the exons ATGACCCGGACAGGTAGACCCTCCGAGAGCAACGTCGACTCCGCGAGGAGCCTGCCGAACACACACCAAAGTG ACCACGCTGATCCGGAACCGCCACGAGACTGGTGCGTGGCCGACTTGCTGCTGGGCCGTCGCCTGCGGGGCGTGGTGCGCGGTGCGCTGACGAGCCGGCCGCCCCGGCTGCCGCCCGCGATGCCTCCCAACCCGCAGCTGGTGGCGGACCAGGACTCCCTGTCGCGCGCGTCGACGCCAGCGCGCAGCCTGGCCAGGTCGACCTCGTGGGAGACCATTTTTCTCTACTCGGAGTACGCCCGGCCCTTGGACGTGCTCAGCGAAAATTGGGAACG GCATCAACGCAGGAAAATCCTCCGTCGCCTCTTCTGCTGCTGTCCGCAATCCTGA